From the genome of Streptomyces sp. JH34:
GCACCGCGGCGCCTACTTCGCGTGCGCTGCGGCCCTGGCCCTCCCCGACGGCACGGAATGCGTGGTCGAGGGCCGCCTCACGGGCACCCTGCGCCACTCCCCGGCCGGCGCCTACGGCTTCGGCTACGACCCGATCCTCCAGCCGGACGGCGAGACCCGGACCTGCGCGGAGCTCACACCGGACGAGAAGAACGCGATCAGCCACCGGGGGAAGGCGTTCCGGGCGCTGGTGCCGGTGGTGCGGGAGTTGGTGGGCTGAGGCTGGACGCAAAAACGGCCTGCGCATCGATCCTTCGATTCGCAGGCCGTTTGCGGTGCGGCGGAAGGGATTCGAACCCTCAAGCCGTTTCACGGGCCACAGATCCTAAGTCTGCTGTGTCGCCAGTTGCACCACCGCCGCTAGCCGTCTGTCATCGTACCGGCCTGCCGGCTCAGCTGGTGAGGGAGTCTCCAGGGCCCCCGTTCGGCGTGCGCCCCTCGGCGCCACGTACTGGTCACCGCATGGCAGTTCGGGCACAGGAGCCGCAGATTCTCCATGCGGCCGTCGCTCAGCTTCCTGGGGCCTGGGAGAGCCGTGGCGAGGGTGGAGCCGTGTGGTTGTGCGCCAGTGGGCTGCCAGGGCAGGGAAGATCGCTTCTACGTCGAGGGGGCGTGGCGGGGTGGTGCGGGTCATGAGGGCCTGCTTCGTCAGCCGCTGGGCCCTGACCGGTGCTGCCATTCCGCCTCCCCTGCTGGTCGAAAGCATCGTCACTTTCCACCAGCACAACGAGCAACCCGGTGAACCGACGCAGTCACCACACCAGGCCCTGTTCTGGAACTCGCTGACCTGCCTGGTTGGCCGTCCCATGGGCGGGCCGGTCCTGGCCGTGTTCGGACTCGCGGCTGGTGACGGGCCTCTCTCAGGCAGAGAGGGCCGGGGCTTGTCGGGCCAGGTCCTCGGAACACGCTTGAACGGCTGTCCGGAGACGGCCGATCGAGGCAGCCGCACCTGCGGCGAGATGCAGCTCCACGGTCGCAGGGGTCTTCGCGAGGTGTCCCGTGCGCACAGCGCAGCTGACGGACGACTGCTGAGCGGTGGCGTTACGCGGAGCAGGCACCTCCACCTTGAGTTCTGCTCCTCGTGTCGTCACACCCTCAGCCTCGATCAGGGCTTCCATCTTTGCCGCAAGGGGCACTGCACCGTCCTCCAGAGAACCGCCAGGCAAGGGGACAGTACGGTCCAGGGCGACCGGAGCTATGCCACGTAGGGGCGTGACGATCAGCCGAAGGTGTCGGGCGCTGAATACCTGCCGGTGGTGCAGCACGTAGACAGCGACAAGCGCCATGTGTATGACGTCGGCCAGCGGCTCCCCGTTCGGCGACGAGACGGTCCAAGTCCACTGCCGGGCGGCGATCCTGTACGGGGCACGTCCTTCAGTCAACGCGGCGAGGCCTTCACGGACCGTGTCACCGAGCTGCCACTGTCCTCCGTGATCGATCGAGAAGAGTCGCCCCTCTTCGTCTACGGCGAGGATTGCGTCGGCGTCCGTGCGTCCGAGCGGAAACAGCCGGGATCCCGTGCTCTCCGTGAGACGCGACAGCGGATGTCCGGCATGCCGGACCACCACGGGGTCGATCACCCATCCCGTGGGCGCGACCTGTTGACCAGGCCCGGCCGGACGCGAGCGCAGTCCGTGAAATGCGCGCAGTGCCTGCTCGGCAGCGGGGAACAGCACCCACGGCGAGGTGCCGGGCGCCGGCTCTATGAGCGCGACAGCCCTGAAGACAGCTGACAAGGCCTCCGATTCGACATCACGGCCTTGGTGCCACCCGGCGGATGCCAGTACATCCTCGCCGCGTGTCATGAGCTGATGACGTCGATGCCGAGCCGCTCGAGCAGCGCCGAGCAGGAACGGCATACCTGAGCCGGGGAGCCGTGGTCGGGGTCGCCCTGGCTGCGAATCTTCTTCGCGACGAGGGCAGCCCCGGTGAAGTGGGATGCGGCCTCGTCGAGGGTTGTCGTCCCCCCGTCGGGGCGCTTACGGTCCAGCCCCCACAACTGGTCCGAGACCAAGGCGGACTCGGCGCAGTGCCCGACGAAGTACTCGCGGTTCTCCGTGGGGAGGGCGTCGAAGAAGTCCCGCACCGCAGGGTGAAGGTCAGGCAGTCCATCACCACCGAGATTGGTCTGACTGAAGATCTGGCCGTTGACGAGTAGTGAAGCCGCCACTCCGGGGACGAGGTCAGACAAAGTAGTTCTCCGCATCTTCCATCTCGCTACTCATGAGGCTCATCAGTGCCTCGTATTTTTCGCGCCCCAGATAGTAGGCTCCTGTGTGATGCGAAAAAAAGAATCGCCCGTTCGTGTCAATGAGCAGGGTGGAACCATCGTAGGTGTCGTACCCGACCGGGAAAAGCTGTACACCGAGGTCTGTGGCGAGTTCGGAGATTTCCTCGGCATCCCCTTTGAATACGAGATGCGGGGTAAATACGGCGAAATTCTCTGGTGCGGTATCGATGACCGCCCGAAGGAATGCATGCTCCCGAATGAAGGCGAGGGCGGGGGCAGAAGGTTCGATCTCCACGCCGTAGGAGCGATATCGCTCGACGACGGCCGAAACTGCTTCGGATGCCTCGTCTCCGACGTTGCGCCCCGGATGCCATCCGGCCTCTGACAGCCACGCATCCACTTCTTCTGCTGTGGAAAGAATTGACATATTTCCCTTGCCTATGTGTGTGCTGTGACGCCGACCAGCGGAAGAATTCTTGAACATGACCGGCAGGGCTCTTTGTAGTCCCCGTGCTTCTTGAGTCCGGTGGGAGAATCCTGCTCCCCGATCTGCAGGGAGTATGCGAGTGCGCCGCTCATGGCCCTGCGAATGTCGTCGGGTGTACTGATCTTTATGTTGTCTCTTTTCTCTATGCCGTGCAGACGGTCGGATATGAGTGCAACCTCGGCACATTTGCCATGCCCTGCGCCCGGGTTCTCGTTATCTGCTCGGATGTCTCTCTCCACCTGATCGACGACATTTTTGAGCGCCGGGTGGGTGTCGAGGAGCACTTGACCGTGCCGCTTGGTGGAGCTCGAGTGGCTCGTCAGAGTTCCCTCGTGCAGCAAAGCTCCTGCACATGATTTCACCAGGCGATCCTTGCCGGTCGGGTGATGGCCAGGTGCCTGTTTCTGGGCATCGTCCGCAAGTCCGCGCGTTTCCCGACGGAGGGCATCTCGCTGCTGTTCCGGGCTCAGGTGGCTCACGTCCAACGCGTCACGTCGGTGGTGCTTCATTTTACCGGCGCTCTTCCCGTGCCAGCCCGGCTGAGGACTTATCGGCTTCCCGTCGGGGTCTCCGCCGCCATTCCTGCCCCCTCTCCCTCCCCCTCCCCCTCCGCCTCCACCGCCCCCGCCGGAGCCGCTTTTGTCCTCGCCTACCCGGGCATGAATCTTCTGGACTCCGTCGCGGATGTCGTGGTCGGTGTCCTTGTGCGTCTTGGAACTCCTGGTGATGCCGTCGGGAACCGTCTTGCCGACGTGGTCGCCAAGATCACCCAGTGCCTTGCCGAGCTTCTCCACCACCCCCTCGATCGTGGTGTCGAGTACAGCGGTCAGGGAGTCCTTGCCCTTGGCCCGGCCGTGGTGCCCCTTGGCCTTGCCGAGCTTGCCGCCCGTCTTCTCGCGCATCGTGATCTGCACACCGGCCAGGTGCATCCCGGCCTTGCTGTGCGCATCGTGGTCGATCACCGGGCCACCGCGCGGACCCGGGCCACCGGACCCGCCAACCGAGTTGATCTGCAGCGCGTCCTTGCCCGCCTGTGCCGTTTGGCCTGGGTCGTAGCCTTCCTGCACACCCGCGACGTTCAGCGCCGTCTGGACCGCCAGATCCGCCACGATGTTCTCGATCGCGGCGACCGCCGGCTCGGTGAGCGTCGCGACGATCTCCGATACGGCGGCTTCAGCCATCTCCTTGAGGATCCGCTTGAAGGCGATACGGGTCGCCGCGATCTTCGCGCCGGCGAGCAGCGTCGACAGCCCGGCGGTCAGCGGTGCGAAGGCCAGGGTGATTCCCACCGTCGCGCACAGGTCAGCCAGTTCGGCCACGGCGGCTATCTTTCGGGCCACGATGATGTCCGCGACCCGGTCCAGCGCACCCGCGACGAGCCGCGCGGCCTTCGCCAGATCCTTGTGCTTGCCCTGCACCTTCGACCAGTGCTTGTCGAGCGCGGTCAGCGACTCGCTCTGCCCGGTCGCCAGAAGTTTCTGGATGTGCTGGTAGGCGGCGTACGCGTCGTCGTCCGCGTCGTCCCCGAACTCCCGCAGTGCGTCCGCCATGTCGCGGTAGGCGTCCTCGTCGACGTTCGGCCAGCCCACACCAACCACATCGAGCATCGTGTCGACGCCGTCAGGAATCGTGTACCCCACGATGCCTCAACCCCCGATATTCAGCAGATAACCGCGTTGTAGCAAGATCAATGAGCATGCCATGCGACGAGTTCGTAAGCCCAGGCAGTTCCCGGACACTCGACAAGTCGATAGGGCAATGGGATCAACACCATTGCGTCAGTTGGTCGAGCTGCTGCACAACCCCCTCCCTCGCCGACTCCCTGACGGGGGACGGCGGGGGCAGGCGCCGCGTCGTACTGCTGCGGTCCACGCCCCAGTGAGACGGCTCCGCCGGACGAGGACAAGACGGGCGGCGTCGCCGCGGCCCCATCGCTGCCGGCCGTTCACGAACTGGTCCTCGACCACCTGACCGGCCGCCGCCCCGGCCCCGCCGTCCTGGTCGTTTGCAACGCCCACCGACTGCTGACTACGCCTGCGTGAGAAGCTCGTGCTGCCCGACGTCGACCCCCGCGCAGTACGCGGCCTGAAGTTCTCCGCCGCCCTGCCGGAACGCCTCGCCGTCGCCACGGTGGCGGCCCGTCCGGCCGGCTTCGAGGGCGCCCGGTCCGCGCTGGGCGCGCCGGTGCGTTTCCAACACAGCACCTGACCGACCTGCCCAAGGAATCACCATGGCACCCCGCTTCGAGACAGCCCGTTTCCACTCCGAGTCCGGGCCGGCTTCCCTGTTCACCCGCGTGCGCCACATCCTGCGCGAGCCGACGCGGCTGAAGGCCCAGGGCGCTCACGTGATCGAGCGTCTCCAGCAGCGCAACGCGCCCGTCGAGGAGCTGACGGCGTTCGACCCGGACAACTGGGACCTGGTCTCGGCCGACGTACGCACCGATACCGGCAAGTGGGTCAAGTCGACCTGGCGGGTCCATGCGGATG
Proteins encoded in this window:
- a CDS encoding SUKH-3 domain-containing protein; the protein is MTRGEDVLASAGWHQGRDVESEALSAVFRAVALIEPAPGTSPWVLFPAAEQALRAFHGLRSRPAGPGQQVAPTGWVIDPVVVRHAGHPLSRLTESTGSRLFPLGRTDADAILAVDEEGRLFSIDHGGQWQLGDTVREGLAALTEGRAPYRIAARQWTWTVSSPNGEPLADVIHMALVAVYVLHHRQVFSARHLRLIVTPLRGIAPVALDRTVPLPGGSLEDGAVPLAAKMEALIEAEGVTTRGAELKVEVPAPRNATAQQSSVSCAVRTGHLAKTPATVELHLAAGAAASIGRLRTAVQACSEDLARQAPALSA
- a CDS encoding YwqJ-related putative deaminase, coding for MGYTIPDGVDTMLDVVGVGWPNVDEDAYRDMADALREFGDDADDDAYAAYQHIQKLLATGQSESLTALDKHWSKVQGKHKDLAKAARLVAGALDRVADIIVARKIAAVAELADLCATVGITLAFAPLTAGLSTLLAGAKIAATRIAFKRILKEMAEAAVSEIVATLTEPAVAAIENIVADLAVQTALNVAGVQEGYDPGQTAQAGKDALQINSVGGSGGPGPRGGPVIDHDAHSKAGMHLAGVQITMREKTGGKLGKAKGHHGRAKGKDSLTAVLDTTIEGVVEKLGKALGDLGDHVGKTVPDGITRSSKTHKDTDHDIRDGVQKIHARVGEDKSGSGGGGGGGGGGGGRGGRNGGGDPDGKPISPQPGWHGKSAGKMKHHRRDALDVSHLSPEQQRDALRRETRGLADDAQKQAPGHHPTGKDRLVKSCAGALLHEGTLTSHSSSTKRHGQVLLDTHPALKNVVDQVERDIRADNENPGAGHGKCAEVALISDRLHGIEKRDNIKISTPDDIRRAMSGALAYSLQIGEQDSPTGLKKHGDYKEPCRSCSRILPLVGVTAHT
- a CDS encoding YwqJ-related putative deaminase, whose amino-acid sequence is MSDLVPGVAASLLVNGQIFSQTNLGGDGLPDLHPAVRDFFDALPTENREYFVGHCAESALVSDQLWGLDRKRPDGGTTTLDEAASHFTGAALVAKKIRSQGDPDHGSPAQVCRSCSALLERLGIDVISS
- a CDS encoding SUKH-3 domain-containing protein, producing MFKNSSAGRRHSTHIGKGNMSILSTAEEVDAWLSEAGWHPGRNVGDEASEAVSAVVERYRSYGVEIEPSAPALAFIREHAFLRAVIDTAPENFAVFTPHLVFKGDAEEISELATDLGVQLFPVGYDTYDGSTLLIDTNGRFFFSHHTGAYYLGREKYEALMSLMSSEMEDAENYFV